A window of the Hyphomicrobiales bacterium genome harbors these coding sequences:
- a CDS encoding TrbC/VirB2 family protein → MTHVDSFRFSVNPLPRLSGLARLRSLTRPARQGLLLAALLLLLAGTAQAAGSSMPWEGPLQSILESIQGPVARIVAVIIIIATGLALAFGDTSGGFRKLIQIVFGLSIAFAASSFFLSFFSFSGGAVV, encoded by the coding sequence ATGACGCACGTTGATTCTTTCCGCTTTTCCGTAAATCCGCTTCCTCGCCTGTCCGGCCTGGCGCGGCTGCGCAGCCTCACCCGCCCTGCGAGGCAGGGGCTGCTGCTGGCCGCGCTGCTGCTGTTGCTGGCCGGAACGGCGCAAGCCGCCGGTTCCTCGATGCCGTGGGAGGGGCCCTTGCAGTCGATTCTGGAGTCGATCCAGGGGCCGGTGGCACGCATCGTCGCGGTCATCATCATCATCGCCACGGGCCTGGCGCTGGCCTTCGGCGACACCAGCGGCGGCTTTCGCAAGCTGATCCAGATCGTGTTCGGGTTGAGCATCGCGTTCGCCGCTTCCTCGTTCTTCCTGTCGTTCTTCTCGTTCTCCGGCGGGGCCGTCGTATGA
- a CDS encoding VirB3 family type IV secretion system protein, with amino-acid sequence MSTASDLPGFEVPLHRSLTEPILLGGAPRTVAIANGTLAAAVGLGLQLWIPGVVLWIVGHSLAVWGARVDPQFMQVFARHIKHRPLLDV; translated from the coding sequence ATGAGTACGGCCAGCGACCTTCCAGGCTTCGAGGTGCCGCTGCATCGCTCGCTGACCGAGCCAATCCTGCTGGGCGGCGCGCCGCGCACCGTGGCAATTGCCAACGGCACGCTGGCCGCCGCCGTCGGGCTGGGCCTGCAACTGTGGATTCCCGGCGTGGTGCTCTGGATCGTCGGCCACTCGCTGGCCGTATGGGGTGCGCGCGTCGATCCGCAGTTCATGCAGGTCTTCGCGCGGCATATCAAACACCGCCCGCTTCTGGACGTGTGA